CCGAGGGCGGCGGATCCAACGTGGTCAACGTCATCCTGGTGGACTTCCGTGGCTTCGACACGTTGGGCGAGATCACCGTGCTCACCGTGGCGGCGCTTGGTCTGGTGGCGCTGGGGCGTGCCGGTGCTCGAGGCTTGACCATCGGCACCCCGGCAGAGGACGCACGGGTGGTTCCTGGCCTGAAGGCCTACCTGGAGCCCCGAAATCGTGGGCGCTCTCGGGCCGGTGGCGGTGCTCAGGGCAACAGGGAGTCTTCGACGCGGTCACCCACCGGCTCCGACACCGATGCGCAGCCTGATCCCTCTGAGGACGACCCCGACCTTGGCGGACCCCACGCTGGGATTGACGCCGGCGGTTCGCCGTGAGGCGCTCGATGGTGTTGGAGTCGCTGGTTCGGGTGGTGTTTCCCTCGGCGATGGTGCTGGCGCTGTATCTCCTTTTCGCGGGCCACAACCAGCCTGGCGGTGGCTTTGTCGGTGGCCTCGTGGCGGGTGCCGCATTTGCGCTCCGGTACGCGGCCGGGGGTCTCGACGAGGTTCGCCGGGTCGGTCGCGTACCCGGCCGGTACTTCGTCGGTGCCGGGCTGTTTCTGGCCGTGGTGACGTCGATGGCACCGCTGCTGTTCGGCGGTGACTTGCTGCAGAGCGGCAAGATCAAGCTGCATCCGCCGTTGCTGGGCGACATCAAGTTGAACTCGGTGCTGGCCTTCGACATCGGGGTGTTCGGGGTGGTTGTCGGCCTCGTGTTGATGATGCTCTCCGCCTTTGGTGAGGCGGCTGTTTCCGAGGACGACCCAGCCGCAGCGGCACCGACGGCCACCGACTCCGGGGCGGGCGCGTCGTGAGCTTCACACTGGCGTTGGGGGCCGCACTGCTGTTTGGTATGGGCACCTGGCTGTTGTTGCAGCGACGTCTGAGCCGCATCATCATCGGCCTCGGGCTGATCAGCCACGGGGCCAACCTGCTGTTGGTGGTTTCCGGGCGGGGTGGGCTTCCGGCCTTCGTCAACGGGGCACCCTCCGACCCCGACCGCTACATCGACCCCCTGCCGCAGGCCATGTTGCTCACCGCCATCGTCATCAGCTTCGGCGTCACAGCGTTTCTTTTGGCGATGGCCTGGCGAAGTTTCGTCTTGACCGGCGACGACCTGGTGGAGGACGACCGCGAGGACCGGCGTATCGCCCGGGAGGATCGGGCGGCCGCAGCGGCGTCGGACGAGGAGGTGGCCGATACCGAACTGGGTGAGGTGGCCCGTCGAGCCGCCGAGCAGGGCACCGATCCCGAGGTCGTCACCGACCACGCCTTTCTGGAGGGTTCCAGCCGGTGGGTCGCCGAGCCGACCGAGCCCGACGACGGGGGAGGTGGGCAATGAACGCCGTGCTTCCGCTGCCGGTCGTCTTGCCGCTGCTCGGCGCCGCACTGTCGATCACGGCATTCAAGTCGCGACGAACCCAGCGTCTGATCAGCCTGGCGGTGCTGTCCGCCACGACCGTGATCAGCGTCGTGTTGCTGATTCAAGCCGACCGCTTTGGCCCTGTGGTCGCACAGATGGGTGGCTGGCCGGCGCCGTTCGGTATCACGCTGATCGCCGACCGCCTGGCGGGCATCATGTTGGCGGTTGCGTCGGTGATGTT
The nucleotide sequence above comes from Candidatus Microthrix parvicella Bio17-1. Encoded proteins:
- a CDS encoding MnhB domain-containing protein is translated as MRRSMVLESLVRVVFPSAMVLALYLLFAGHNQPGGGFVGGLVAGAAFALRYAAGGLDEVRRVGRVPGRYFVGAGLFLAVVTSMAPLLFGGDLLQSGKIKLHPPLLGDIKLNSVLAFDIGVFGVVVGLVLMMLSAFGEAAVSEDDPAAAAPTATDSGAGAS
- a CDS encoding sodium:proton antiporter, yielding MSFTLALGAALLFGMGTWLLLQRRLSRIIIGLGLISHGANLLLVVSGRGGLPAFVNGAPSDPDRYIDPLPQAMLLTAIVISFGVTAFLLAMAWRSFVLTGDDLVEDDREDRRIAREDRAAAAASDEEVADTELGEVARRAAEQGTDPEVVTDHAFLEGSSRWVAEPTEPDDGGGGQ